From Camelina sativa cultivar DH55 chromosome 5, Cs, whole genome shotgun sequence:
TaagaatatatgtatttatttattcaacaaaaatGGGAAACTCAATCTTTACTCTAATTAATCCACATGGAAAGtactttattaaaaagaatatgCAAGGATCCTTTTAAGATGGAATAAGAttaatttttcattgttttaggaGAATTAAGTAGAGAAATAAATGTAGGATTCTTTCTTTCCATCTACCACTTGATTTTCATATCGGCTTGAATTTAAAGACCTCAGTTGGAATATGATGACTGTTAGTTatagtataatttaaattatgaCATTTTGCCACATTACATCATAGTCTACAGTTACACGTGGTGTTTTAACGATTTACTAGATTATGacctgcggtacaccgcagagtaattttttttttgttaatttatttttttaatactaattttgttaatatattttttttgttaattatagtatttagtatataatccgtggtataccgcacaataatttttgtttaatacaattttaattaaatcagtttgattcgacattTTTGATATTGGTGTTATTAAAATAGTAAgatgaagatttaacccgtattgagatatcatattaatgatagtttattttttagtattatcagtTCAATcctgtaatgtcatataacccgtcatgttattttgaaaatttaatatgtttaaatgttaataattttaaacttttttattaagtttagatatatcagttataaattataaacttcttaaagttttataatttattatatacaaaaaatttactatatatgtatgttgaatacaaaatttttatattaattgagtaatatatgtttgttttaaaaaaaattcaaatcataacatatgcacgaaaaatatttttttttattaactttatgtattatatgatgattcactacatttaaaatttaaaatcaaaaagtgATGATagaagaataatttttttttaatctgaaataaattttctaaatatctatattaattaaagaatattatatatataaatatttaaaatattttaattgtgtttggttataaggatagtagagagagctaaacttgtttggatatgaatataagcattaaatgacattaaatgtaaaaacttttcaaaaaatatttttaggcaaaaactgctgcaaaaatactagtatagattttaaATTAAGTGTTGGATTGcacatagaaaataaatatatactttaaatgtgtatgtattattaaaaattcaatATGGCAGAATAAGATAAGAAagtatatatactgtatgtcCCAATTGAAAGAagatgggatttttttttttaatctaatctAACTTGAgttgggacaaaaaaaaaatatgatgtaaTGTGGCAAAATgtcataatatataaagttaaaaataagttaaaaacatatatgatttaaaattagttaatcTATTTTCTTTACTATTGTAAGTTGACCAAGACaattaacttttttattaacttttctaGTGTGTTTGTATAGATTCTCTTGCCAACACAACTTTTAttagataaaaagaaagataaaattgagaaaaaaaattgttaagatattgttttaaataattaattagaaaacttGATAGATGTTTAAGATAAAATAATCCCTTATCTGCTAAAAAATAATGACGTCTTAATCATATGTAAGAACTAAGAACCAATATCTAAGTTGACAAATGGCAACTAGATGTACGAACGCCAAGTTTTAAGTCACAACCACTAGACAAGCACAATGCATGTAACGCTCACTTACGCTTTTGTTTGTCGTTGTTCAAAGTAAATCTCTCCATTGTCATTTTAAGTGACCCTCCTAAGTCGTAACGAGATTGTGTTAGAGATCATTTCTCGTCACACACATAGCAAAACTACAAATCCCAACATCACATGTTCAATATAGtttgatcaaatttttttagtgtaaaaaacttatcaaaaacTAATTCAACTGAGTATAGAAAGAGCCTTAATCTCTTCTGTTAGGTGCAGGTTGATTTTTATCATTTCGTATTCATTACTGTGCCATTCTGCCATCATTGGCGGcactttaattatatatttcatacaGAAGCAAATTCTATATCCACCGTGCTTGTTTTCTCATCTTTGatggttgttagataaaaaataGAATTGTGAACAATACGTTGATACCTTTCGGTGTTAAAACAACGTGATCATGGGTGGAGAAGTTAGATAACGACGCAATGTTGGTCGTTTGATATGGCGATACGGCTATCGTTTACGGAGATTGTTGATTGGCTCTTGGGTCATCGTCAGCTGCATTGCAACCCAAGCGATGAAACTAAACCCACTTCACGAATTAAATGAAAGCTGTAAGATTGAAGGATGGCTTTTGTcgattattataattttttttgtaaatgagtACGTAAAATATATCGATTGGGGTCATCATTGTTGTTAGAAAATGCTGAGATCGAGTGTATAATCTAAAACTATAACTCTTATAAAATTCATATCATCTAGGGTTTGATTAGTTTTCTcctaaccacaaaaaaaaaactatgtttgatgaagtaaaacaaaaaaacaagaaaaggagaTTGTGAACTTAACCATATCACATTTCCACTTAAGCTTTGCGTTggagaaaacgaagaaaaaaataaattaaaacggAAAATGGCGATCAAGAATCAAGAGGGTTGtttaatattcaattaaaactttaaggagtaaatataaattatcaGAAAGAGTTGGGGGGTGGCCATGATAAATAGTAAGAAGGTTAagatctagaagaagaagaagaagattgaaatGTAAACACGGCACGCAGTTCAAGGCCCCAGGACGGGGCGGGGGCAAACGTCACGCCtaatcttatcttcttctttctctcatcAGCTTATCTCTATCTATCATCATCAATTATTATTTCGcatatattattatgattaacAATCACCAAACCACAATTTTTGTTATCAAAGACGACATTAATAAAGATCTTTAAGGCGAAggctaaattttataaaaattactaGAACTTGTGTCactgtaaaaaaagaaaatgataagaaTTAGTGTACAAATTATAATGTTGGTCCTctaaagcaaataaaaataaattaaggaaaaatatttattgcttaatttggttattattactttttacaGGAACGAGCAAAGCGGTGAGAGCCATCTTCCTTATATATAATGATCATACCAGTGTAGTTTTCgtgtacaacaacaacaacaacaacacatccaTTTCTGAGAAAACAGATCGTAGATTTTATATCCAtcggaggaaaaaaaaatggagaaagcAATCGAGAGACAACGGGTTCTTCTTGAACATCTCCgtccttgttcttcttcttctcacagtTTCGAGGCTTCTCTCTCcgtaagctctctctctctctcgatttctCGCGATCTCTTGGTTTTgtcctttctcttttgtttgtagTCGTCTAGGGGATTCCGGATCGTTCTTGATCTGGACTCTTTGTATTGGATTTCGGattctcttttttaatttttggtactgagttataatttgattCGATGTATACCTCTGAGCTGAAATGATTAAAGCTTCAGCTCGATTGAGATTGAATTTGTAAGACTTGGATTTGGATtggttggttttgttgattGATATGCATGTTCGATCGGGTTGATATTATCCAGTGTTCTGTTAAAAAGTTTGCAAATTCCAATGATGTCTTGAATAAAAGTCAAAATCTTAAACGTATCATCTTTGTGACGTGTTCCTTTACAATTTCTGATCAGGCTTCTGCTTGCTTGGCTGGGGACAGTGCTGCTTATCAGAGGACCTCTCTCTATGGTGATGATGTTGTCATTGTCGCGTAAGAAGTCCTATCTCTTATCCCTTTTGCCTTTTgctcttttgggttttttcaaCAGCTTGTGAAGAAGACTTCTTGTTATTAAAATGTTCACGCTTTTTGATCCATTGCAGGGCACATAGGACTCCACTATGCAAGGCCAAACGTGGCAACTTCAAGGATACGTATCCGGATGATTTGCTTGCACCTGTTTTGAGGGTCTGTCTGCtatcttcttctattttgttgtttcttcttatttacTTTCTACTTCTGTTTATTTCTTGTTCTTCCGTGGCATAGGCATTGATAGAGAAGACAAATATAAACCCAAGTGAAGTAGGTGACATTGTGGTGGGTACTGTTTTGGCACCTGGATCTCAGAGAGCCAGTGAATGCAGGATGTCTGCCTTCTATGCTGGTTTCCCTGgtatgcttcttcttctatgtACCATACTGTGATTGAGAAAATCTTTGTTTCTAGTTGCTTTATACTCATCCTGTTCTGGCCTTTGACAGAAACCGTGGCCGTCAGAACTGTGAATAGACAGTGCTCTTCTGGGCTTCAGGCTGTTGCTGATGTAGCCGCTGCCATTAAAGCTGGATTTTATGACATCGGTTAGTGAATAACGACTTTGATTACACcgttttcctctctctttttaacATAGAGAACTGAGCTGACGATATATTGGATGCAGGTATCGGGGCTGGTTTGGAGTCCATGACTACCAATCCAATGGCATGGGAAGGTTCAGTCAACCCAGCGGTACTGTCTCTTAAATTCTCTCTTCTCTGGAGTCTTTGACTGGCTCTGTTTAAGTTTATGGCGCCTTATATAACATATTATGCTATTGCAGGTGAAGCAGTTTGTACAAGCACAGAATTGTCTTCTTCCTATGGGTGTGACTTCAGAAAATGTAGCTCAACGCTTTGGTGTCACTAGGCAGGAGCAAGATCAAGCTGCTGTAAGCCAACTGAACTTTTTTCAGtgtgttattaatttaataacctGTAACTTTGATCTCCTGATGCTAAGTACCGAGTCATATTGCTAGGTTGACTCGCACAGAAAGGCAGCTGCAGCTACTGCTGCTGGTAAATTCAAGGATGAGATCATTCCTGTTAAGACCAAGGTATTTTCCAGATCCTGGTGCATTCGTCACGGAACTTCATTTGTGTTCTAAAATTAGTCAATAACTTGCCTTTTATATTTTCAGCTTGTTGACCCAAAGACTGGTGATGAGAAACCTATTACTGTTTCTGTTGATGATGGAATCCGAGCAAGCACAACCCTTGCTACTCTTGGAAAGCTGAAGCCAGTGTTTAAGAAGGATGGCACCACAACTGCTGGTACTTCCGGAATAAATTGTTTCATTTCTAAGAACCCAGTTTCGTTGATCAGAAATATGAATCCATTGCTTCATTTATTCTGTCTCAAACAGGAAATTCCAGCCAAGTAAGTGATGGTGCAGGAGCCGTTCTCCTTATGAAGAGAAGTGTTGCAATGCAAAAAGGACTTCCCGTTCTTGGTGTCTTCAGGTAGGTTCCTGATAAATTTTATAGTGGTAGAAGTCTCAAAACCGAA
This genomic window contains:
- the LOC104786263 gene encoding 3-ketoacyl-CoA thiolase 2, peroxisomal; the protein is MEKAIERQRVLLEHLRPCSSSSHSFEASLSASACLAGDSAAYQRTSLYGDDVVIVAAHRTPLCKAKRGNFKDTYPDDLLAPVLRALIEKTNINPSEVGDIVVGTVLAPGSQRASECRMSAFYAGFPETVAVRTVNRQCSSGLQAVADVAAAIKAGFYDIGIGAGLESMTTNPMAWEGSVNPAVKQFVQAQNCLLPMGVTSENVAQRFGVTRQEQDQAAVDSHRKAAAATAAGKFKDEIIPVKTKLVDPKTGDEKPITVSVDDGIRASTTLATLGKLKPVFKKDGTTTAGNSSQVSDGAGAVLLMKRSVAMQKGLPVLGVFRTFAAVGVDPAIMGIGPAVAIPAAVKAAGLELDDIDLFEINEAFASQFVYCRNKLGLDPEKINVNGGALAIGHPLGATGARCVATLLHEMKRRGKDCRFGVVSMCIGTGMGAAAVFERGDGVDELRNARKVEAQGLLSKDAR